The window GCGGCCACGGCGTGGAGGTGCTCGATGGCGGTCTCGATCCGCTCCCGCGCGTCCGGCTCGGGGCCCGGGTCAGCGCCGTCCAACAGCCGCTGCGCGCGCCGGAAGAGCCAGGGGTTCCCGAAGCTCCCCCGCCCGACCATGACCGCGTCGCAGCCGGTCTCGGCGATCATCCGCTGCGCGTCCTCCGGCGTTTTCACGTCGCCGTTTCCGATCACGGGCAGGTCCGGCACCGCCTCCTTCACGTCGCGGATCACTTCCCAGTGCGCCTGCCCCGCGAACTTCTCGGTGCGGGAGCGCGCGTGCACCGTGATCCACTTCACGCCGGAGCGCTCGAGCACCCGCGCCACGTCGGGCGCGTTGGTCGAGTTCTTGTCCCACCCGATCCGGATCTTCGCCGTCACCGGGAGGTTCACGGCGTTCACCACCGCCGACGTGACCCGCTCGAGGCGGTCGAGATCGGTGAGCATGGCCGCGCCCGCCTCGCGGGCGATCACCTTGCGCACCGGGCAGCCGTAGTTCAGGTCCAGCACGTCGAAGCCCAGCGTCTCGACGATCCGCGCGGCGTCGGCCATGACGACCGGATCGGCGCCGCAGAGCTGCGCCCCGATCGGGCGCTCCTCGGCCTTGTACTCCAGCAGCTCATAGGTCTTCGGATTGTTGCGGACGAGTCCGTCCGACGAGGTCATCTCACAAAAGACCATCGCCGCTCCGTGCCTCTTGGCGAGGCGGCGGAACGGCGAGTCGGTCACGCCGCAGAGCGGCGACAGCAGTACGTTGCCTTCGATGCGGATCGGGCCGGCCTGCATCCGATCAGCGAACGGGCGTTTCCGGGTTCTTCACGCGGTTCTTGTGAATCTCGCTCGCGAGCGAGAGCAGCTTGGGCAGGGTCGGCGCCTTGTCGAACAGCGCGGCGGCCGAGCGCAC of the Candidatus Binatia bacterium genome contains:
- the dusB gene encoding tRNA dihydrouridine synthase DusB, which gives rise to MQAGPIRIEGNVLLSPLCGVTDSPFRRLAKRHGAAMVFCEMTSSDGLVRNNPKTYELLEYKAEERPIGAQLCGADPVVMADAARIVETLGFDVLDLNYGCPVRKVIAREAGAAMLTDLDRLERVTSAVVNAVNLPVTAKIRIGWDKNSTNAPDVARVLERSGVKWITVHARSRTEKFAGQAHWEVIRDVKEAVPDLPVIGNGDVKTPEDAQRMIAETGCDAVMVGRGSFGNPWLFRRAQRLLDGADPGPEPDARERIETAIEHLHAVAARKGPYAATLMRKHVAWYVRGLYDNSTLCREANHAATPEETEALLRAYLEKLETDPRAHDRGPNGGGGNGHGDGDGNGHGHGNANGGEEDEPGRSGAGLAEADERNGSLSAT